A part of Magnetospirillum sp. ME-1 genomic DNA contains:
- a CDS encoding DUF6900 domain-containing protein gives MDSIDEKITAIAKEHFGISTLETRRSDRLDFHEVAAWTLKAALRAAYEAGAASAEKK, from the coding sequence ATGGACAGCATCGACGAGAAGATCACCGCCATCGCCAAGGAGCACTTCGGCATCTCCACGCTGGAGACGCGAAGGAGCGACCGGCTGGATTTCCACGAGGTGGCCGCCTGGACCCTCAAGGCCGCCCTGCGGGCCGCCTACGAAGCCGGAGCCGCCTCAGCGGAAAAGAAGTAG
- a CDS encoding metal-dependent hydrolase — translation MSSPNKRGGVAMMGRTHAAVGMASCLLALDAGAVAHGGILADASLVLAGVIGALLPDLDHPKSTAGSMLPFVSVPLSAMFGHRGATHSLLAAGLCFALGTAAAQAVPSIHSLPAFALGLAIGWLSHLAADMLNPAGAPLLWPHPRRFRFPLPSSPNGLLDSLLFWASAICSVVLIVRHSAPSI, via the coding sequence ATGTCCTCTCCGAACAAGCGGGGAGGCGTGGCGATGATGGGAAGGACTCATGCGGCGGTCGGGATGGCGTCCTGCCTGCTCGCTCTGGACGCTGGCGCCGTGGCGCATGGCGGCATCCTGGCGGACGCCTCCCTCGTGCTGGCAGGCGTGATCGGCGCGTTGCTGCCGGATCTGGACCATCCGAAGTCTACGGCGGGATCCATGCTTCCGTTCGTGAGCGTTCCCCTGTCGGCGATGTTCGGGCACCGGGGCGCGACGCATTCCCTGCTGGCCGCCGGCCTCTGCTTCGCTCTCGGGACGGCGGCGGCTCAGGCGGTCCCTTCGATCCATTCGCTGCCTGCCTTCGCGCTGGGCCTCGCCATCGGCTGGCTCTCCCACCTTGCGGCGGACATGCTCAATCCGGCGGGCGCACCCCTCCTCTGGCCGCACCCCAGGCGCTTCCGGTTCCCCCTTCCGTCATCGCCCAACGGCTTGCTGGATAGCCTTCTCTTCTGGGCATCGGCCATCTGCTCGGTCGTCCTGATCGTCCGGCACTCCGCTCCATCCATCTGA
- a CDS encoding PDZ domain-containing protein — protein sequence MSIAAEREQAVDRPLQEIEGDICIAVSRLARRTGVVIGAIHPRSVAFECGLRLYDRIVEVDGIQLGSDMKANCFMVFPGNWWVETAGLFGGGSKGPGRRLPVGTPMSFLVERDGAFLSFVVPVMPVGEVGHGNWLDFPDCMRG from the coding sequence GTGAGCATCGCCGCCGAGCGGGAGCAGGCGGTCGATCGTCCGTTGCAGGAGATCGAAGGGGACATCTGCATCGCCGTGTCCCGGCTCGCACGCCGCACGGGGGTCGTCATCGGGGCCATCCATCCGCGGTCGGTCGCCTTCGAGTGCGGCCTTCGGCTGTACGATCGGATCGTGGAGGTGGATGGGATCCAGCTTGGAAGCGACATGAAGGCGAACTGCTTCATGGTGTTCCCGGGGAACTGGTGGGTCGAGACGGCCGGCTTGTTCGGCGGGGGAAGCAAGGGACCGGGCCGGCGCCTGCCCGTCGGGACGCCGATGTCCTTCCTCGTGGAGCGCGATGGCGCTTTCCTGAGCTTCGTGGTTCCGGTCATGCCGGTCGGCGAGGTCGGCCATGGGAACTGGCTGGACTTCCCGGACTGCATGAGGGGCTGA